In Phragmites australis chromosome 16, lpPhrAust1.1, whole genome shotgun sequence, one DNA window encodes the following:
- the LOC133894958 gene encoding type II inositol polyphosphate 5-phosphatase 15-like isoform X4, which yields MEPGDEAGQRKRVSYGEPVPRDTEAAPACTRHAALRVHGFGDDLTASSSALRHDPMRHRHSEPTHAPAASFAAWVGGGSASGTLERAMLEYGGGAGGVLPEFVGAGGGEGIFRVPLRAAMHPGRPPPLEVRPHPLRETQVGSFLRTLAYDPRRRQLWAGAESGVRVWGLDEVFDGWAAGLRRGDEESAPFRESVPVPSVLCVAVDGASRLVWTGHKDGMIRSWRMDHATAAGDGGGNASMFKEALAWQAYSRTPVLSIVVTSYGEIWSGSEGGIIKAWPWDSIAKSLSLTQEENHMAPLLVERAYVDLRNHAAVGNMCSLPSADVKHMLADHHRAKVWSLTSMTFSLWDARTRELLKVFGMDGQVESARLETPVMPEEFIEEEIKVKPTKKDKPQGSFTFFQKSRNVLIGAADAVRRVATKGTLVEDNRRTEAVAQAMDGTIWSGCTNGSIIMWDGNGNKLQEIQHHISAVQCIETFGKRVWVGYASGTIQVMDIEGNLLAGWTGHSCPVIKMAIGGSYIFTLAHHGGIRGWPLTSPSPLDDILRTELANRELSYTRLENIKILVGTWNVAQEKASFESLWSWLGSTSSDVGLVVVGLQEVEMGAGALAMAAAKESVGLEGSTNGQWWIDNIGKTLEEGISFHRVGSRQLAGLLIAAWARNDLKPHVGDVDAAAVPCGFGRAIGNKGGVGLRIRVHDRRICFVNNHFAAHLENVSRRNADFDHVYRTMTFNKPHGSTGFSFSTFLFKIENQTDEDRPELAEADMVVFLGDFNYRLNGITYDEARDMVSQRSFDWLRERDQLRVEMKAGNVFQGMREGAIRFPPTYKFQRHQPGLSGYDSGEKKRIPAWCDRILYRDSRSVAIAGCSLECPVVAAITSYEACMDVTESDHKPVRCTFSVDIARVDELTRRQVYGKIIESNKKVRCLLQESHFVPDTIISTNNIILENPEDVVLRITNNCETSKAAFEILCEGQSTRKQDGTKSEILPRASFGFPLWLEVEPSAGLIEPGETMEVTVHHEDSFTQEEFVDGVLQNCWCEDTRDMEVVILVSVTSSSSTETITHRINVRHCCPAPSAPLPINPPPSITDTPSDTVSGEAPNKRSSKTNQSNHLQRSDFAPFGSSEVHDLCGM from the exons ATGGAGCCAGGCGACGAGGCGGGTCAGCGGAAGCGCGTCTCGTACGGCGAGCCGGTGCCGCGGGACACGGAGGCCGCGCCCGCGTGCACCCGCCACGCCGCGCTGCGAGTGCACGGCTTCGGTGACGACCtcacggcctcctcctcggcgctgcgCCACGACCCCATGCGCCACCGCCACAGCGAACCGACGCACGCCCCCGCGGCCTCTTTCGCCGCCTGGGTCGGCGGTGGCTCGGCTTCGGGGACGCTGGAGCGGGCCATGCTGGAgtacggcggcggcgcgggcggggtGCTGCCGGAGTTCGTCGGGGCGGGCGGGGGCGAGGGCATCTTCCGCGTGCCGCTCCGCGCGGCCATGCACCCgggccgcccgccgccgctcgAGGTGCGGCCCCACCCGCTGCGGGAGACGCAGGTCGGCTCCTTCCTTCGGACGCTCGCGTACGACCCGCGGCGCCGCCAGCTGTGGGCGGGCGCCGAGTccggggtccgggtgtgggggCTCGACGAGGTGTTCGACGGGTGGGCCGCCGGGTTGCGACGCGGCGACGAGGAGAGCGCGCCGTTCAGGGAGTCCGTGCCCGTACCGTCCGTGCTCTGCGTCGCGGTTGACGGCGCGAGCCGGCTGGTGTGGACGGGGCACAAGGACGGGATGATCAGGTCGTGGCGAATGGACCACGCCACGGCCGCAGGAGATGGCGGCGGCAATGCGTCGATGTTCAAGGAGGCCCTAGCGTGGCAAGCATACAGCCGCACGCCGGTGCTCTCCATCGTCGTCACGTCGTACG GTGAAATATGGTCAGGATCCGAAGGGGGTATCATAAAGGCATGGCCGTGGGACTCCATTGCTAAGTCCCTATCACTGACACAAGAAGAAAACCATATGGCTCCTTTGCTGGTTGAAAGAGCGTATGTTGACCTTAGGAACCATGCTGCAGTTGGTAACATGTGCTCTTTGCCCAGTGCTGATGTGAAACACATGCTCGCGGATCACCACCGAGCGAAAGTTTGGAGTCTAACTAGCATGACATTTTCCCTTTG GGATGCTAGGACAAGGGAACTGTTAAAAGTGTTTGGCATGGATGGGCAAGTCGAGTCAGCTCGGTTAGAGACACCAGTGATGCCAGAAGAAttcatagaggaagagatcAAAGTAAAACCAACAAAGAAGGACAAACCACAAGGTTCTTTCACGTTTTTCCAGAAATCTAGGAATGTGTTGATAGGGGCAGCTGATGCCGTGCGTAGAGTTGCAACGAAAGGGACATTAGTCGAGGATAACCGTCGAACAGAAGCAGTGGCTCAAGCAATGGATGGGACAATTTGGTCAGGTTGCACTAATGGTTCGATTATTATGTGGGATGGAAATGGGAACAAGCTACAAGAAATCCAGCATCATATTTCTGCTGTTCAATGCATAGAGACATTTGGAAAAAGGGTGTGGGTGGGCTATGCCAGTGGCACTATTCAAGTCATGGATATTGAAGGTAACCTTCTGGCAGGATGGACTGGACATAGCTGTCCAGTCATTAAGATGGCAATTGGTGGTTCTTACATCTTTACTCTGGCACATCATGGTGGTATTCGAGGATGGCCTCTAACTTCCCCTAGCCCCCTTGATGATATTCTACGAACTGAATTGGCTAACAGGGAGCTGTCATATACAAGGCTAGAGAACATTAAAATTCTGGTTGGAACTTGGAATGTTGCGCAGGAGAAAGCTTCTTTTGAATCACTATGGTCATGGTTGGGTAGCACATCGTCTGATGTTGGGTTAGTGGTTGTGGGCTTGCAAGAGGTCGAAATGGGTGCTGGAGCCCTTGCCATGGCTGCAGCCAAAGAAAGT GTAGGGCTTGAGGGCAGTACCAATGGGCAGTGGTGGATAGACAACATTGGCAAGACACTTGAAGAGGGGATATCTTTCCACCGAGTTGGTTCGAGGCAGTTGGCTGGATTACTTATTGCTGCATG gGCAAGGAATGACCTTAAGCCACATGTTGGTGATGTTGATGCTGCTGCAGTTCCATGTGGCTTTGGGCGTGCTATTGGCAACAAG GGTGGTGTCGGATTAAGAATAAGAGTCCATGATCGCAGAATATGCTTTGTGAACAATCATTTTGCTGCACATCTAGAAAATGTTAGCCGTCGTAATGCTGACTTTGACCATGTTTACCGGACAATGACTTTTAACAAACCTCATGGTTCTACAGGTTTTTCGTTCTCAACTTTTCTGTTTAAAAT TGAAAATCAAACCGATGAAGATAGACCTGAGCTGGCGGAAGCTGATATGGTTGTCTTTCTTGGTGATTTCAACTACCGACTTAATGGCATCACCTATGATGAAGCAAGGGATATGGTCTCACAGAGGAGCTTTGATTGGCTTAGAGAAAGGGATCAACTTCGAGTAGAAATGAAGGCAGGAAATGTATTTCAAGGAATGCGTGAAGGTGCAATCAGATTTCCTCCGACTTACAAATTCCAAAGACACCAGCCGGGTCTGTCAG GGTATGATTCAGGCGAGAAGAAGAGAATACCTGCATGGTGCGATAGAATACTGTATCGAGATAGCCGTTCTGTGGCAATAGCTGGATGCTCATTAGAGTGTCCTGTTGTTGCTGCAATTACATC GTATGAAGCTTGCATGGATGTCACAGAGAGTGATCATAAACCAGTGAGATGTACATTCAGTGTTGATATTGCAAGAGTAGATGAGCTGACAAGAAGGCAAGTGTATGGAAAAATAATTGAATCTAACAAAAAAGTTCGTTGTTTGCTTCAAGAGTCACATTTTGTTCCAGACACTATCATCAGCACAAACAACATTATATTGGAAAATCCAGAAGATGTTGTCCTTCGGATAACCAATAATTGTGAAACAAGCAAAGCTGCTTTTGAAATCCTATGCGAAGGCCAGTCGACCAGAAAGCAGGATGGAACTAAATCCGAGATTCTTCCAAGGGCTTCCTTTGGCTTTCCACTTTggcttgag GTTGAACCGTCAGCTGGTCTCATTGAACCTGGAGAAACAATGGAAGTTACTGTGCACCATGAAGACTCCTTCACACAAGAAGAATTTGTCGATGGAGTCCTGCAAAACTGTTGGTGTGAAGACACCAGAGATATGGAGGTTGTTATTTTGGTTAGTGTCACAAGTAGCAGCTCGACTGAGACCATCACACACAGGATCAATGTCCGGCATTGCTGCCCAGCGCCCTCAGCACCCCTGCCCATCAACCCACCACCCTCCATTACTGACACACCCAGTGATACTGTGTCAGGTGAAGCTCCTAACAAACGTTCTTCCAAGACTAACCAGTCGAATCATTTACAACGTTCTGACTTTGCACCGTTCGGCAGCTCAGAGGTGCATGACTTGTGCGGTATGTGA